In Malus sylvestris chromosome 15, drMalSylv7.2, whole genome shotgun sequence, a single genomic region encodes these proteins:
- the LOC126604610 gene encoding pollen-specific protein C13-like, protein MAKLVLLIALCVLPALAAATRPMKTPFTVEGKVYCDTCRAGYETKAITYIAGAKVRLECRDKSSMALVYTKEGTTDSAGCYKIPVAEDHLDQFCDAVLVSSPQKDCATVSQGRERARVILTGYNGIASYTRFANAMGFMRTEALSGCTQILKELQELDV, encoded by the exons ATGGCGAAATTGGTTCTGCTAATTGCTCTGTGCGTGCTGCCGGCTCTGGCCGCCGCCACGCGTCCCATGAAGACCCCGTTCACGGTGGAGGGGAAGGTCTACTGCGACACTTGCCGCGCTGGGTACGAGACCAAAGCCATCACCTACATTGCCG GCGCCAAGGTTAGACTGGAATGCAGAGACAAAAGCAGCATGGCACTCGTGTACACCAAAGAAGGGACAACCGACTCAGCTGGTTGCTATAAGATCCCGGTCGCAGAGGACCATTTGGACCAGTTCTGTGATGCAGTCCTTGTTAGCAGCCCTCAGAAGGACTGTGCAACAGTTTCCCAGGGGCGTGAGCGTGCACGGGTCATCCTCACCGGCTACAATGGCATTGCTTCATACACCCGTTTTGCCAATGCAATGGGGTTCATGAGGACCGAGGCCTTGTCTGGTTGCACCCAGATTCTGAAGGAACTGCAGGAGCTCGACGTGTAG